ATGCTCGCCAGTACGCGCGTCGGAGAGCCGGCGCCAGTCCACGAGAGGGAACGCAATGGCTGGGAAGCTCAAGGTCGGGGTCATCGGAACGGGAATCATCGGCAAGAGCCACGTGAACAGCTACCGAGGCATGCCGAACGACGTCGAGATCGTCGCTCTGGCGGACATCGACGAGGCGGAAGCGAAGCGCGTCGCAGGCGAAGCCGGCGTTAAGAACGTCTTCGCCGACTACAAAGACCTGCTGAAGATCGACGATATCGACGCGGTGGACGTGTGCCTGCCGAACGTGCTCCATGCGCCAGTGTCCATCGCGGCGATGGAAGCCGGCAAGCACGTCTACTGCGAAAAGCCATTGACGATCAAGGGCTCCGACGCGGACACGATGCTGGCGGCGTCACGCCGCACCGGCAAGAAGCTAGGAATGCAGGTTGGCACGCTGTTCGGCAAGGAAGTGCGGACGACGAAACGCCTCATCGAGGAAGGAGCGCTTGGACGCGTCTATTACGTCAAGACGAGCCACTACCGCCGTCGTGGGCGCGTGTACGTCGACGGATACGCGACGCCACACTTCGTGCAGAAGGACAAGTCGGGCGGCGGGGCTTTGCCCGACATGGCGGTATATCACATGGCGCGGATGGTCTATCTGCTGGGGAACCCGCCGGTGCAGAGCGTCTTGGCGTCCACGTTCCAGGAACTCCCGATGGACGAGGAACGCCGCAAGGCGAGCGGCTACAACGTTGAGGAGTTGGGAACCGGATTTGTCCGGTTCGAGGGCGACGTAGCCATGTTCGTCGAGGAAGCGTGGGCGGCGCACATGGACGGCGGCGAAGGCGACCGCATCATGGGCTCCCTCGGCGGGATCAGGCTGGAGCCCTTCGCTTTCTACACGCATCTCCACGACATGGACGCGAACGTCACATTCGACATCGACTCGTACGAACGCCGGCAGCGCTCGTTCGGTCGGTGGAACGACGGCTACGACGGGAGCCACAAGCACTGGGTTTGGGGTCTGCTGGGTCGGTGTGAGCTGATCGAGACCGGAGCCATCGGCGTGACGGTCGTGAAGATCACCGAGGCGATGTACAAGTCGGCTGAGACGGGCAAGGGCGTGTCGTTCTAGCATCAGAACCCTGGGGCGGGTCTGAAGCCCGCCCTTACGACCCGTCCTACCGGCCGCTGCCCCACCTGCCATTCTGGGCGTAGCGCAGAACCCACACGAGCCTTGTGTGCAGCAGGGCTATTCCTCCAGTGGGATCGGCGTGGACGGGATGCGCGTCGATAGCGGAGCCTTGAAGGGCATCGGCTCGTCCGCGAGTCGGTTCTCCGGCACGTAGTCGCTGTACTGCGCGATGTTCCCGTGCGTCAGCCCATAGACGACGACGTTCGTCGCCCACCGATACGCCGACGGCACGCCGCGCGGCAGATACCCCATGCTGGGATGCCCGACCGTCTGCATGGCGCACATGTAGTCGCGGTTGCTCAGGATGACGCCGATGCGCCCGTCGAACATGATCCCTTCGATGTAGTTGCGCCGCTTAAGCGAATGCCCCTGCCCCCACCACGCAATCCACTGCACGTCGAACCCGACCGGGGGACCACCGAGCTCGTAGAAGTTGTTGTAGATCTCGTGGTCGTTGGGAATGGGGACGATGGGGTACTCCGGCACGATCCGCTGGAGCTCCGCCCGGACGACCTCCAGCAGCGCCTGGCGATGACCGAATCCCAAACCGCAATCGTCGAATACGAGGAGCCCCTGTCGATCGACCAGATACCGGCGAAGGTTCGTCGCCTCCGCATCCTCAAGGCGCTTGTCCATTCTTCCAACGCCCTGCCGCATCTGCGCTCCCCATTCCCCCCACAAGCCGCGCGTCGTCACGACAGTGGGATCGTGACCCGTCATCCAGACGACCGGCGCACGCAGCAGGTTCGTATCTCGGAGCTCGACGGCTCCGCCCTCGACGGACATGTCGGTGTGGATCTTCGTGTTCGCGTTGAGCCACTTTGCCAGCCCCGAAAGCGCGCTGGCGTCCGTCCACCAGTCGGACAGGTGATGCCGGGCGCGGACGAGCCGGAACACGCCCCGGATGTCCTTGCCCTTCCCGACGACCCGCCCGCCGGGCTCCCCCTTTGGGAGCGGGAGCACGTCGGGAGCGCCCAGCGTGATCGTGAACGGCATGTCTCCGATGCCGTCGATAACCGTGCTGAGCCGTTCGACGAGCGAGAGCCCGGCGAGCTTCACATCCTGAGCCGACTGCGACACCAGCGCCACTGCCCTGCCCGGAGCGATCCCGCGTCCAATCCCGGTTCCACCGACGCCGCGCCCACTGCCTCCCTGACCGCCGGTTCCCAATGGCGATGAGAACGCAAGCGCATCCGGCGTGTCGGCGATGGGCAGGTTGGCTGCCGTCACAACGGGCGGAACCGCGACGTTGGGGTCGATCACGCGCGGGCGGTCGCCGACGCGAGGGGTTTCGACGCGCACCGCTTTGTCGGCAAACGCCAGGACGGACTGAGCCTGCAGATCGCTCGTCTTGACGGTGCTGGTGACGGTGGCGTGGACTCGGTTGGTCGTCTGGGGAGCCGAGACGGAGACTTCTTGCAGCACGATTGGCTTGGGAACCGGCTTGATGTCCGGTCGGCGCACGGACGGCTTCGGCGGCGGAGGCGGCGCGAGGATGTCCACCTGGAACGGGTTGGGGATGATCTCTTTCTGGACGAGCACGTACAGCAGCAGAATGACCGCAACGATCCCGTGAAAGGCGAGAGAAATCAGAAACGATACGCTGGTGGGCTGCCGGGACATGACACTTCTCCTGTCACCGGCGGACACGTGGGCTCATGTCGCCACTGAGCGACACGTACGTCAGCGATCTAACACGCAGAACATGCCGATGCAAGGGAGCTCCGCCGTAGGCGGCATCGGCGCGGCGCGTAGAAAGCCCATCGATCCTGGACTATACTTTCAGCTAGGCGTGATGCCATCACCTTCCAGCGAACTCGGAGAGCTCCCATGAACAGGAACGACCTTCGCGGCAAGAAAATCCTCGCGCTCGTCTCTGGCGGCCTGGACAGCACGACGATCGTACGATGGCTGTCCGCGTCCGGCATCGATGTGACGGCTCTCACGATCGACCTGGGGCAGCCCGATGAGAAGAACCTCGATGTGATCCCTGCTCGCATGAAAGCCGCTGGCGCGAAGGAGGCGCTGCTGCTCGACGGCAAGGAACGCCTCGCGGAATACATGTTGCAGGTGATCCGAGGCGCTGCGTCGCACGAAGGCGGGTACTGGAACACGACGGGCATCGCGCGCATGGCGACCGTCGCAGTCGCCCTTCCCGTGATCCGACAGCACGGGATCGACGTCGTGACCCACGGCGCGACGGGTCGCGGGAACGACCAGGTCCGCTTCGAGCTGGCGCTCGCGATGCTCGCACCGGAAGTGAGCGTCTACGCTCCCTGGCGCGATGAGGAGTTTGAAGCTGAGCTGGGCGGCCGGCGGCTCATGATCCAGTACTGCCAGCGCGAAGGGCTCCAAGTGACGGCGACCGAGGAGAAGCCCTACTCGACCGACGCCAACTTCTGTGGCCTGACGCACGAAGCTGGCAGGCTGGAGCAGCTCACGACGCCTTCCGACTTCGTCGACTTCATCATGGGCGTCTCGCCGATGCAGGCTCCCGACAAAGTCGAGGAGCTCACGATCCGGTTCGAGATGGGAACCCCCATCGCGGTCAACGGCGAGTCGATGGGCATCGTCGAGGCATTCCAGACGCTGAATCGCATCGGCGGGCGGAACGGCGTGGGCATCGGGATCGATGTCGTGGAGAACCGGCGGATCGGGATCAAGTCGCGGGGCGTGTACGAGTCGCCGGGCGTGTCGGTTCTCGCCTACTGCTACGAGAAGCTGCTGCAGCTCACGCTGGATCGGAGCCGCAGGAAGCTCATGGACGTCATTTCGCGGCAGCTCGCCGACGCGGTCTACGAGGGTGAGTGGTTCTCGCCGACGTCGGCGTCGCTGCTCCAGGTGACAGAAGGCATCGCGCAGCTCGCGACGGGGCAGATCACCGTCGGGCTCTACAAGGGCAACATCCGGTTCGTCGCGGCGAAGGACGTGCCGCACAGCCTTTACGACGAAGCCGGAGCGTCGATGGAGAAGATCGGCGACCTGCGTCACACCTGGGCGGAGGGCTATATGCAGATCGCCGACTACGTGGCGCGTCGCATGGCGGTTGCTGGGCAGACGCGCAAGCCGTAGGCCGGTTCTGCGTCGCACACGAGCCCGGCTGTATCACGCGGCAACACCTATCCGTCATTGCTGCGGAAGCGCGAATCCAGAACTCTAGGCTCCCGCTTCCGCGGGAGCGACGAAGCGGACGACCACCCAGGTCAACCGGCAGCGGCGTCGCGCTCCGCGAGCCACTGGTCGAACGGGTTGGCGCGATTCGCCAACGGCATCTCGATGAGCCGATTCGTCCGCGCCGATTCGTAGATCGACAGGAGCACTTCGAGCGTCGCCCTGGCACTCGTGGCGTCGAGCAGGTGCGGCTCGTCGGC
This region of Candidatus Poribacteria bacterium genomic DNA includes:
- a CDS encoding Gfo/Idh/MocA family oxidoreductase — protein: MTVGMRVARRRVASRDAAQSDHAHAVHCRLLLARLPCVPWRVDDSGTGCPAQGASPALTRRRGALCSPVRASESRRQSTRGNAMAGKLKVGVIGTGIIGKSHVNSYRGMPNDVEIVALADIDEAEAKRVAGEAGVKNVFADYKDLLKIDDIDAVDVCLPNVLHAPVSIAAMEAGKHVYCEKPLTIKGSDADTMLAASRRTGKKLGMQVGTLFGKEVRTTKRLIEEGALGRVYYVKTSHYRRRGRVYVDGYATPHFVQKDKSGGGALPDMAVYHMARMVYLLGNPPVQSVLASTFQELPMDEERRKASGYNVEELGTGFVRFEGDVAMFVEEAWAAHMDGGEGDRIMGSLGGIRLEPFAFYTHLHDMDANVTFDIDSYERRQRSFGRWNDGYDGSHKHWVWGLLGRCELIETGAIGVTVVKITEAMYKSAETGKGVSF
- the argG gene encoding argininosuccinate synthase codes for the protein MNRNDLRGKKILALVSGGLDSTTIVRWLSASGIDVTALTIDLGQPDEKNLDVIPARMKAAGAKEALLLDGKERLAEYMLQVIRGAASHEGGYWNTTGIARMATVAVALPVIRQHGIDVVTHGATGRGNDQVRFELALAMLAPEVSVYAPWRDEEFEAELGGRRLMIQYCQREGLQVTATEEKPYSTDANFCGLTHEAGRLEQLTTPSDFVDFIMGVSPMQAPDKVEELTIRFEMGTPIAVNGESMGIVEAFQTLNRIGGRNGVGIGIDVVENRRIGIKSRGVYESPGVSVLAYCYEKLLQLTLDRSRRKLMDVISRQLADAVYEGEWFSPTSASLLQVTEGIAQLATGQITVGLYKGNIRFVAAKDVPHSLYDEAGASMEKIGDLRHTWAEGYMQIADYVARRMAVAGQTRKP
- a CDS encoding DUF4159 domain-containing protein, whose amino-acid sequence is MSRQPTSVSFLISLAFHGIVAVILLLYVLVQKEIIPNPFQVDILAPPPPPKPSVRRPDIKPVPKPIVLQEVSVSAPQTTNRVHATVTSTVKTSDLQAQSVLAFADKAVRVETPRVGDRPRVIDPNVAVPPVVTAANLPIADTPDALAFSSPLGTGGQGGSGRGVGGTGIGRGIAPGRAVALVSQSAQDVKLAGLSLVERLSTVIDGIGDMPFTITLGAPDVLPLPKGEPGGRVVGKGKDIRGVFRLVRARHHLSDWWTDASALSGLAKWLNANTKIHTDMSVEGGAVELRDTNLLRAPVVWMTGHDPTVVTTRGLWGEWGAQMRQGVGRMDKRLEDAEATNLRRYLVDRQGLLVFDDCGLGFGHRQALLEVVRAELQRIVPEYPIVPIPNDHEIYNNFYELGGPPVGFDVQWIAWWGQGHSLKRRNYIEGIMFDGRIGVILSNRDYMCAMQTVGHPSMGYLPRGVPSAYRWATNVVVYGLTHGNIAQYSDYVPENRLADEPMPFKAPLSTRIPSTPIPLEE